In Oryza brachyantha chromosome 1, ObraRS2, whole genome shotgun sequence, the following are encoded in one genomic region:
- the LOC121053239 gene encoding uncharacterized protein LOC121053239: MQLASCEFPAAVVRRAGPALPCRRRTRTTLRRPAWARPSRRDGAEFSGGGGGGAVDEGMVVLRRRIHEMRAAERGWEPPAEWAAWEKEWYGRYDADVCAAVGAVQAFLMRSRPGVGVGIVAAVAVSVPASALLLLFHLLHASQALLAN, from the coding sequence atgcaaCTTGCGAGCTGCGAgttcccggccgccgtggtccgCCGTGCCGGACCAGCGCTGCCATGCCGGCGTCGAACCAGGACGACACTGAGGAGGCCGGCGTGGGCGAGGCCGTCCCGGCGAGACGGCGCGGAGTTctcgggcggcggtggagggggcGCGGTGGACGAGGGGATGGTGGTGCTGCGGCGGAGGATCCACGAGATGAGGGCGGCGGAGCGCGGGTGGGAGCCACCGGCGGAGTGGGCGGCGTGGGAGAAGGAGTGGTACGGGAGGTACGACGCCGACGTGTGCGCGGCGGTGGGCGCCGTGCAGGCGTTCCTGATGAGGTCCCGCCcgggcgtcggcgtcgggatcgtggcggcggtggcggtgagcGTCCCGGCCTCCGCcttgctcctcctcttccACCTCCTCCATGCCTCCCAGGCTCTCCTCGCCAACTAA